GCTCAATCAGAAATCCCGTTTCAAAATTACTGTTGTCAGTCCAGTTTAATGCAACGGAAGTATCAGCAAGGAAAGTAGCAGTTAAATTGGTCGGTGCGGGGAAAGTCGGAGAGCCATTTTTTGCAACATAACTGCTAAAGTTGTGAGACGATTTTGCTCGCACTCGAAAATAATACGTTTGCAAAGTAAGAAAAACTCCGCTCAAAGTTTTTGATGTAATGTTTGCATTTACAGAATCAACAAGTGTGTAATTTGTTCCGTTTGTTCCCTGCTCAATCAAGAATCCCGTTTCATAATTGCTGTTGTCACGCCATTGTAATTGCACTGCAGTATCAGCGAGAAATGTTGCAGTTAAACTATTGGGAGCATAAAAACTGATGTGCAGCGTATCGGAGTTGCGGGAGTATGCGCCGTTGTTTATGTCCGCTCGCGCTCGTATGCGGTAGGAGTAACTGTTGCTAACAGAAAAACTACTGCGGTGTGTATAGGTTGTTGCTCCTTTGTCGGTCAACCCTACTTGTTCAAACGCGGCGTTGTTGGTGCTGAGTTCAATAATAAACTGCACGCGAGGTAAATACTTTTTCACATATTTCCATTGGAGCATAACAGCAGTATCGGCGTACATCGTTGCGCTTACGTTTGTGGGCGCGGGGAGTTTTACATCCGTATCATAGGGATTATCGTTTTCATACTCCTTGCAACTCCAGTTACAAAGGAGGAAGTAAGAAGTAAGAAGGATGAAAACTCGCCGTGGCGAGAGGAAAAGGAAGTTGTTATTCATAAAGTTGTTTTTTTTTGCCATTAATTACACGAATTGGCACGAAAAAAAATCAGTGAAGGACGAAATATAAACCATTCACTTACATTTTACATTGATTATGAAACTTCTTCGATTGATTTCTTCCGCGCATATTCACTTGCCGCTTCGCGAACCCATTTTCCGTTTTCATCGGCGTTGCGGCGGGCTTTCATTCGTTCTGCATTGCACGGACCATTTCCATTTATCACGTTGTAAA
Above is a window of Ignavibacteria bacterium DNA encoding:
- a CDS encoding fibronectin type III domain-containing protein, yielding MNNNFLFLSPRRVFILLTSYFLLCNWSCKEYENDNPYDTDVKLPAPTNVSATMYADTAVMLQWKYVKKYLPRVQFIIELSTNNAAFEQVGLTDKGATTYTHRSSFSVSNSYSYRIRARADINNGAYSRNSDTLHISFYAPNSLTATFLADTAVQLQWRDNSNYETGFLIEQGTNGTNYTLVDSVNANITSKTLSGVFLTLQTYYFRVRAKSSHNFSSYVAKNGSPTFPAPTNLTATFLADTSVALNWTDNSNFETGFLIE